A section of the Cryobacterium soli genome encodes:
- the hemQ gene encoding hydrogen peroxide-dependent heme synthase, giving the protein MTVPTPDSHTSSEAEPTEASPSGFTLFTVLRRDPANPDDLDGRDVPRFVDELDGIIALVEAEGVTVRGFYDVSGLRADADVMIWTHADEAQTLQWANRELRRSRLLKSLLPTWNAMGVHRDAEFNKSHVPGFLRGIDPKAWLTVYPFVRSYEWYLLPEAERGKMLADHGRKGAAFRGAIANTVSSFALGDYEWLLPIESDELTELVDLMRELRATEARRHVREEVPFYTGRRITTAELVEVLQ; this is encoded by the coding sequence ATGACCGTGCCCACACCCGATTCCCACACCTCGTCAGAGGCTGAACCCACCGAGGCTTCCCCCTCCGGATTCACCCTCTTCACAGTGCTGCGCAGGGACCCGGCCAACCCCGACGACCTCGACGGCCGGGACGTACCGCGTTTCGTCGACGAACTCGACGGCATCATCGCCCTCGTCGAAGCCGAAGGCGTGACCGTGCGCGGGTTCTACGACGTCTCCGGCCTCCGCGCCGACGCCGACGTGATGATCTGGACCCACGCCGACGAGGCCCAGACCCTGCAGTGGGCCAACCGGGAACTCCGCCGCAGCCGCCTGCTCAAGAGCCTGCTGCCGACCTGGAACGCCATGGGCGTGCACCGCGACGCCGAGTTCAACAAGAGCCACGTGCCCGGTTTCCTGCGCGGCATCGACCCGAAGGCCTGGCTCACCGTGTACCCGTTCGTGCGCAGCTACGAGTGGTACCTGCTGCCAGAGGCCGAGCGCGGCAAGATGCTCGCCGACCACGGTCGCAAGGGCGCCGCGTTCCGCGGGGCCATCGCCAACACCGTCTCCTCGTTCGCCCTCGGCGACTACGAGTGGCTCCTGCCGATCGAGTCCGACGAGCTCACCGAGCTCGTCGACCTGATGCGCGAGCTCCGCGCCACCGAGGCCCGCCGCCACGTGCGTGAAGAGGTTCCCTTCTACACAGGTCGTCGCATCACTACCGCCGAACTCGTGGAGGTGCTGCAGTAA
- a CDS encoding DUF3618 domain-containing protein, which yields MTTDNTAPRSGSAKAVEAKPEHHSTGELRAEAARARAELAGTLDAIEYKLNVPKQIKINTRRFTLGLHRLGDENPTALAGIALGAAAVVGTAVWWGVKTVLDRR from the coding sequence ATGACCACCGATAACACCGCGCCCCGGTCCGGCTCCGCTAAGGCCGTCGAAGCCAAGCCCGAGCACCACAGCACGGGAGAGTTGCGAGCCGAAGCGGCCCGTGCCCGGGCCGAACTGGCCGGCACCCTGGACGCCATCGAGTACAAGCTCAACGTGCCCAAGCAGATCAAGATCAACACCCGGCGGTTCACGCTGGGTCTGCACCGCCTCGGCGACGAGAACCCGACCGCACTGGCGGGCATCGCCCTCGGCGCCGCCGCCGTGGTGGGAACCGCGGTCTGGTGGGGCGTCAAGACGGTCCTCGACCGCCGCTAA
- a CDS encoding phage holin family protein, translating to MSNSGYNPKSKQSLFTLLSELPGQITALVKAEIDAFKADISGKAKNVGIGLGLFIGAAVFAFLAVIVFIALAVIALDLVLPLWLAALIVAVALLLIAVILALIGLNRVKKGTSHDPEGVTASIQKDVDAFKGVGQYDHR from the coding sequence GTGAGTAACAGCGGGTATAACCCCAAGAGCAAGCAGTCCCTGTTCACGCTCCTCAGCGAGCTCCCGGGCCAGATCACCGCCCTGGTCAAGGCTGAGATCGACGCCTTCAAGGCCGACATCTCCGGCAAGGCGAAGAACGTGGGCATCGGCCTGGGCCTGTTCATCGGCGCGGCCGTCTTCGCGTTCCTCGCGGTCATCGTGTTCATCGCGCTGGCCGTCATCGCCCTCGACCTGGTGCTGCCGCTCTGGCTGGCCGCGCTCATCGTGGCGGTCGCCCTGCTCCTGATCGCGGTGATCCTGGCCCTGATCGGGCTCAACCGGGTCAAGAAGGGCACCAGCCACGACCCGGAGGGCGTGACGGCGAGCATCCAGAAGGACGTCGACGCATTCAAGGGAGTTGGCCAGTATGACCACCGATAA